GCCGAGTTGCTTGCTCAGCTGATCAAACAAGGGGACCTAGGCCTCGAGGACTTCGGCCATCTCCCGCTGCGGCACGCGCAGGGCGAATTCGTAGGCGCCCTTGACGTTGTAGTAGCGGCAGTCGTTTGCCAGGATGAGGTCGCGCAGGTACGGGAACTGGACGAGCAGCGGGTAGAGCACCTGGCCGAAGCCGCCGACCAGCAGCATGTGGTCGATGGACAGGTCGCGCCAGACCTGCTTGACCGTGAGCGCGATTTGCTGGGCCATGAGCTCGCACAGCTCCTGGTTCATGTCGCCAGGGATGGCGATTTCCTGGCCGTTTTCGATGTAGCGGCCGGTGGTCACGGCCTCCATGGCGGCCAGCGGATTGACCCGCGCCACGCCGCTCGCCGTGAGGAAATCCGAGATGGCTTCGACGAGCCGGATGCCCGCGGCCGACGTGTTGTGCCCGCTGAACTTCGCCAGCTCCTTGGGCAGCTTCACCACCACCCAGTCGGTCGAGAGGTGCCCGGGGTCGATGACCGCCGTGAGCTCGTCGGGATTGGGATCTAACTGGCCCTCGAGGGTCGCGGCGTAGATGGCGCCCAGCGGCCGCGGCAGCACGTCCACCTGCGCGATGTCGAGCGTCATGGGATGCCCGCAGAACTCGAAGCGATGGGTGCGAGCCCAGGTCGCCACGTGCTCCTCCGCGTAGCCGGGACGCCTCGCGACGAACACCGGGATGCCCAGGCCCAGCTTGAACCGGGGCGTGCCCTGCAGGCGGCGCTTGCGCGTGTAGAGCCCGAGTGCGGCCAGCAGCAGCACCAGGTTGAGATCGTCCTGGAAGAGGTCGATGTCGTTGACCGGGAACAGGAAGGGCTGCTCGCTGGCGTGGCGGCCCACGGTGTACAGGTGCTTGCCGGCCTTCACCGACAGGTTGCTTTCGAGGGACTCCTCGAGGAGCTTGCTCGAACCCCGGGACACGGCCGACACCGGTCCCCCGACGAGGGTCGGAAAGGTGTAGAGCGCCTCGCCGTCGTAAATGCGAATCTCGCTGCGGCCTAGGTCGACGCCAAGCGTAATCGGTTCCATGGGCGGTCTGCGCTCCTACAAGATCGAGGTGGGTCGTCACTCCGGGACAAGCCCGAGGTTTGAAGTGGGGGCGGGTTGCCCAATTGTAGCAACAAACACGTGCGGCGTCGGTGGAAAACTCGAACTTCCGCTCGTGCTAGAGTGGCCAGCGTATGCGGGTTTGGGCAGTACTCG
The nucleotide sequence above comes from Candidatus Tanganyikabacteria bacterium. Encoded proteins:
- a CDS encoding ParM/StbA family protein — its product is MEPITLGVDLGRSEIRIYDGEALYTFPTLVGGPVSAVSRGSSKLLEESLESNLSVKAGKHLYTVGRHASEQPFLFPVNDIDLFQDDLNLVLLLAALGLYTRKRRLQGTPRFKLGLGIPVFVARRPGYAEEHVATWARTHRFEFCGHPMTLDIAQVDVLPRPLGAIYAATLEGQLDPNPDELTAVIDPGHLSTDWVVVKLPKELAKFSGHNTSAAGIRLVEAISDFLTASGVARVNPLAAMEAVTTGRYIENGQEIAIPGDMNQELCELMAQQIALTVKQVWRDLSIDHMLLVGGFGQVLYPLLVQFPYLRDLILANDCRYYNVKGAYEFALRVPQREMAEVLEA